One segment of Amycolatopsis alba DSM 44262 DNA contains the following:
- a CDS encoding response regulator, producing the protein MIRVLIADDQALLRGSFRVLVDSAPDLEVVGEAGDGAEAAAMAEKERPDVVLMDVRMPELDGIEATRRICASAATEGVHVLILTTFDLDAYVYSALRAGASGFLLKDTPPAELLTAIRVVAAGEGLLAPSITRRLIAEFARLPEPGQRVAASLDNITTREREVLSLIARGLSNDEIAGTLHLGLATVKTHIGHLLHKLAARDRAQLVIAAYESGLVRASV; encoded by the coding sequence ATGATCCGCGTACTGATCGCCGACGACCAGGCGTTGCTGCGTGGCAGTTTCCGCGTGCTCGTCGACAGCGCGCCAGACCTCGAAGTCGTCGGTGAGGCGGGCGATGGCGCGGAGGCGGCGGCGATGGCCGAAAAGGAGCGCCCCGACGTCGTGCTGATGGACGTCCGCATGCCGGAACTGGACGGGATCGAGGCGACCCGGCGGATCTGCGCGTCGGCCGCCACCGAAGGCGTCCACGTGCTGATCCTGACGACCTTCGATCTCGACGCCTACGTTTACTCGGCGCTGCGCGCGGGCGCGAGCGGATTCCTGCTGAAGGACACCCCGCCCGCCGAGCTGCTGACCGCGATCCGCGTCGTCGCGGCGGGCGAAGGGCTGCTTGCCCCTTCGATCACGCGAAGGCTCATCGCCGAGTTCGCCCGGCTGCCCGAACCCGGCCAGCGCGTCGCGGCCTCGCTCGACAACATCACCACGCGCGAACGCGAGGTCCTGAGCCTGATCGCGCGCGGCCTCTCGAACGACGAGATCGCCGGGACCCTGCACCTCGGGCTGGCGACGGTGAAGACGCACATCGGCCATCTGCTGCACAAGCTCGCCGCACGGGACAGGGCGCAGCTGGTGATCGCGGCCTACGAGTCCGGCCTGGTCCGCGCCTCCGTCTAG
- a CDS encoding MarR family winged helix-turn-helix transcriptional regulator, whose protein sequence is MTDESSWGRVVALHGRIEQELAKALQRRHGLGLSEYRALGKLAANEKGVLRMQELAEAIGLNQSSVSRMVARLDLAGLTERDLCENDRRGVYSCITHEGRKRHAETEPTYHEVLKSALDKAGADPELKAAVSALRGV, encoded by the coding sequence ATGACCGACGAGTCGTCATGGGGTCGCGTCGTCGCGTTGCACGGCCGCATCGAGCAGGAACTCGCGAAAGCACTGCAACGAAGGCACGGGCTCGGCCTGTCCGAGTACCGCGCGCTCGGCAAACTGGCCGCCAACGAGAAGGGCGTCCTGCGCATGCAGGAACTCGCCGAGGCGATCGGCCTCAACCAGAGTTCCGTGAGCCGGATGGTCGCCCGCCTCGACCTCGCCGGACTGACCGAGCGGGATCTCTGCGAGAACGACCGCCGGGGCGTCTATTCATGCATCACGCACGAAGGCCGGAAGCGACACGCCGAGACGGAGCCGACGTATCACGAGGTCCTGAAATCAGCCCTCGACAAGGCGGGGGCCGACCCCGAACTGAAGGCCGCTGTGTCGGCACTTCGCGGCGTTTGA
- a CDS encoding LysE/ArgO family amino acid transporter, whose translation MSAALVAGLLAGYGIAIPVGAVGTYLVVLTARAGLKIGAYAALGVATADGLYALVAVLGGSGLVRVIQPIAEPLRWVSVAVLLVLAIHIGITGVRNFRDSAKPEAAEPAAIGPLKAYASLLGITLLNPTTVIYFTALVLGSEDMAAATTPEHVVFVLAAFAASASWQLLLAGGGAVLGKALTGRRGRLATALTSSALIAGLGIRLIW comes from the coding sequence GTGAGCGCCGCGCTCGTCGCGGGCCTGCTCGCCGGCTATGGCATCGCCATTCCGGTGGGCGCGGTCGGCACCTATCTCGTGGTGCTGACGGCTCGCGCAGGACTCAAGATCGGCGCGTACGCCGCGTTGGGCGTCGCTACGGCGGATGGCCTCTACGCCCTGGTCGCGGTGCTCGGGGGCAGCGGCCTCGTCCGGGTCATCCAACCGATCGCCGAACCGTTGCGCTGGGTTTCGGTCGCGGTACTTCTCGTGCTGGCCATCCACATAGGAATCACCGGGGTAAGGAATTTCCGCGATTCGGCGAAACCCGAGGCGGCCGAGCCTGCCGCGATCGGACCGTTGAAGGCCTACGCGAGCCTGCTCGGGATCACGCTGCTCAACCCGACGACGGTCATCTACTTCACCGCGCTCGTGCTCGGCAGTGAGGACATGGCCGCTGCGACCACACCGGAACACGTGGTCTTCGTGCTCGCGGCGTTCGCAGCCTCGGCCAGCTGGCAACTGCTCCTCGCGGGCGGCGGCGCGGTGCTGGGCAAGGCGTTGACCGGACGTCGTGGACGGCTGGCGACCGCGCTCACGTCCAGCGCGCTCATCGCCGGGCTCGGCATCCGCCTGATCTGGTGA
- a CDS encoding ArsR/SmtB family transcription factor, protein MDQVFKALSDGTRREMIERLTWGPASVGELAQPLSMSLPAVMQHLQVLEACGLVRSEKAGRVRTCHLEPDGLRMAEDWLGGQRTGWEHRLDRLGGFLNTDEGKRS, encoded by the coding sequence ATGGATCAGGTGTTCAAGGCGCTGTCCGACGGGACGCGCCGCGAGATGATCGAGCGCCTCACATGGGGCCCCGCCTCGGTGGGGGAGCTCGCTCAGCCGTTGTCGATGTCGCTGCCCGCCGTGATGCAGCACCTCCAGGTGCTCGAAGCCTGCGGGCTCGTCCGGTCGGAGAAGGCGGGCCGCGTGCGGACCTGTCATCTCGAACCGGACGGCCTGCGGATGGCCGAGGACTGGCTCGGCGGGCAGCGCACCGGCTGGGAACACCGGCTCGACCGTCTTGGTGGCTTTCTGAACACCGACGAAGGGAAACGGTCATGA
- a CDS encoding S9 family peptidase yields the protein MLTAELIVDHRVPSEPALSPDGHRIAYQVEAVAKGAPEIWLADSGGEPRKLAEGTSPKWSSESLYFLRDGKVHTVDGPLFAWESEITAFVPMRDRIVFIAEDETPVTDIWVWSESVRPARLRSFDPKTGEITTLIEDHVVEFAGRQDEEALAVLTWRTPELDPGGLEPRLSLLDLETGERRDLGKTSFEAENPVWWRDGDSWHVAYLATPEKVGGRRVFDVPVETGEHRNLTPESACPIRLAQVDSGAPLMLVAVGLDTALYRLGSGEVSLWRGQADALASNGEIVAIVRSTAHHPKNIHSGPLGGALTRVGDLVPEFAGITWGSQERLSYQAFDGLTLDGLLVLPPGKTREDGPFSLITIPHGGPYDRHADGFRLGWFPSAQWLASAGHAVFLPNPRGGQGHGHEFAAAVAGRVGLEEWRDIETGIDLLVAEGVADPDRLGIAGGSHGGFMTAWAVGQTSRFKAALMVAGICDWGMLAGTGEFGPYDAILGGSTGWEGEGPHRHDRLSPISYASKIETPVLIAHGADDTNVPLSQAEYFHRALRHFGVEHDLVVYPGEGHSFRKRENQLDLLRRMHEWFARLL from the coding sequence ATGCTGACCGCTGAGCTGATCGTCGACCACCGTGTCCCGTCGGAACCCGCGCTGTCCCCGGATGGACACCGGATCGCGTACCAGGTCGAGGCTGTCGCCAAAGGCGCCCCCGAGATCTGGCTCGCGGACAGCGGTGGAGAGCCTCGGAAGCTGGCCGAGGGAACTTCGCCGAAATGGTCGTCGGAATCCCTCTACTTCCTGCGGGACGGCAAGGTCCACACGGTGGACGGACCGCTGTTCGCCTGGGAGAGTGAGATCACCGCGTTCGTCCCGATGCGCGACCGGATCGTGTTCATCGCCGAGGACGAGACGCCGGTCACGGACATCTGGGTCTGGAGCGAAAGCGTCCGCCCGGCGCGGCTGCGGAGCTTCGACCCGAAGACCGGCGAAATCACCACACTGATCGAAGACCACGTGGTCGAGTTCGCAGGTCGTCAGGACGAAGAGGCGCTCGCCGTCCTCACCTGGCGGACGCCCGAACTCGACCCCGGCGGGCTCGAACCCCGGCTTTCCTTGCTGGACCTGGAAACCGGGGAACGGCGAGATCTCGGGAAGACCTCGTTCGAGGCCGAGAACCCGGTCTGGTGGCGGGATGGCGACAGCTGGCACGTCGCGTATCTCGCGACACCGGAGAAGGTGGGTGGCCGGAGGGTTTTCGACGTTCCCGTGGAAACGGGGGAGCATCGGAACCTGACACCGGAATCGGCTTGCCCGATCAGGCTCGCGCAGGTCGATTCCGGCGCTCCGCTGATGCTCGTCGCCGTCGGGCTCGACACCGCCCTGTATCGGCTCGGGTCCGGCGAGGTTTCGCTCTGGCGCGGTCAAGCGGACGCGCTCGCTTCGAACGGCGAGATCGTGGCCATCGTGCGGAGCACCGCCCATCATCCGAAGAACATCCACAGTGGACCTTTGGGTGGAGCTTTGACACGAGTCGGTGACCTGGTGCCGGAGTTCGCCGGGATCACCTGGGGATCGCAGGAACGTTTGTCCTACCAGGCTTTCGATGGCCTCACCCTGGACGGTCTCCTCGTCCTCCCGCCGGGGAAGACGCGGGAAGACGGACCTTTCTCCCTGATCACGATCCCGCACGGCGGACCGTACGACCGGCACGCGGACGGGTTCCGGCTCGGCTGGTTCCCGTCCGCGCAATGGCTGGCGTCGGCGGGGCACGCCGTCTTCCTGCCGAATCCCCGTGGGGGACAAGGGCATGGCCACGAGTTCGCCGCTGCGGTCGCCGGACGGGTCGGCCTCGAAGAATGGAGGGACATCGAAACCGGGATCGACCTCCTTGTCGCCGAAGGGGTCGCCGATCCGGACCGGCTGGGGATCGCGGGCGGGAGTCACGGCGGGTTCATGACGGCCTGGGCGGTCGGGCAGACCAGCCGGTTCAAGGCGGCCCTGATGGTGGCCGGGATCTGCGACTGGGGGATGCTCGCCGGGACCGGCGAATTCGGTCCGTACGATGCCATCCTCGGCGGAAGTACCGGCTGGGAAGGGGAAGGCCCGCACCGGCACGATCGGCTGAGCCCGATCTCCTACGCGTCGAAGATCGAGACCCCCGTGCTGATCGCGCACGGTGCGGACGACACGAACGTCCCGTTGTCCCAGGCGGAATACTTCCACCGTGCGCTACGGCACTTCGGCGTCGAACACGACCTCGTCGTCTACCCCGGCGAAGGGCATTCGTTCCGCAAGCGGGAAAACCAGCTGGATCTGCTTCGCCGCATGCACGAGTGGTTCGCGCGTTTGCTTTAG
- a CDS encoding lysoplasmalogenase family protein, with protein sequence MKALKFAERVLFGAAAIGTVYSARTGNRKLQLVAKPAAVPVLAARVARARGLAPGEKGLLVAALVAAGAGDHFMGRSDEDGELIKGATSFGAMQVLYSVLLWRRGARPRAATAPPRLGAWAAAAVAMALPKPSPVSSVLSAYGGLLSTTSTLAADPVLAPKAKVSGGMVVPSGDRRTWIAAGALLFSASDLAILIRRNFVTSERVRANLETFVLTSYLASQWLLVEGMTAED encoded by the coding sequence GTGAAGGCCCTCAAGTTCGCCGAACGAGTGTTGTTCGGCGCCGCCGCGATCGGCACGGTGTATTCCGCCAGGACGGGCAATCGGAAACTGCAGCTGGTGGCCAAACCCGCCGCCGTGCCGGTGCTCGCGGCCAGGGTCGCGCGTGCGCGAGGGCTCGCGCCGGGAGAGAAGGGCCTGCTCGTCGCCGCACTGGTCGCGGCCGGGGCGGGCGACCACTTCATGGGCAGGTCCGACGAGGACGGCGAGCTGATCAAGGGCGCGACGTCGTTCGGCGCGATGCAGGTGCTGTACTCCGTGCTGCTGTGGCGTCGCGGTGCTCGTCCGCGGGCCGCGACCGCGCCGCCCCGGCTCGGAGCGTGGGCGGCCGCCGCGGTGGCGATGGCACTGCCGAAGCCGTCTCCGGTGTCTTCGGTGCTTTCGGCCTACGGAGGTCTGCTGAGTACGACGTCGACCCTCGCGGCAGACCCGGTCTTGGCGCCGAAGGCCAAGGTCTCGGGCGGCATGGTGGTCCCGTCGGGGGACCGCCGGACCTGGATCGCCGCGGGCGCGCTGCTGTTCTCCGCGTCGGACCTGGCGATCCTGATCCGTCGCAACTTCGTCACCAGCGAGCGAGTGCGGGCCAATCTCGAGACTTTCGTGCTGACTTCGTACCTCGCCTCGCAGTGGCTGCTCGTCGAAGGCATGACAGCGGAAGACTAG
- a CDS encoding SRPBCC family protein has protein sequence MHPRARLETTGERPALRIERRLAHRPERVWRAVTEPSELAKWFPAAVTVDLRPGGTIEFTFEGEETPTAGKVLEADKPRVFAFSWNDDVLRWEISPEGDGSRLLFTHTFGRGEPAIARIAAGRTAAGWDSCLVALTALLDGEEYERPKDWAGPIEAYVEEFGLADGEVLETGDGTVIRFRRDLVWKPLDEAWALLAAEKPVGTIIREEPPRLLEFSLPQGGTVRWEFTHSELDGTMVELTQTVPDGHEDVVPEALRSWREKLKEFFAAAHES, from the coding sequence GTGCACCCTCGCGCCCGGTTGGAAACCACCGGAGAACGTCCCGCGCTGCGGATCGAACGCCGTCTCGCGCACCGCCCGGAACGCGTCTGGCGGGCCGTCACCGAGCCTTCGGAGCTCGCGAAGTGGTTCCCCGCGGCCGTCACCGTCGATCTGCGACCGGGCGGAACCATCGAGTTCACCTTCGAGGGCGAAGAGACCCCGACAGCGGGCAAGGTCCTCGAAGCCGACAAGCCTCGCGTGTTCGCGTTCAGCTGGAACGACGACGTGTTGCGCTGGGAGATCAGCCCGGAAGGTGACGGCAGCCGTCTGCTGTTCACGCATACGTTCGGCCGGGGCGAACCCGCCATCGCCAGGATCGCGGCGGGCCGCACCGCCGCCGGCTGGGACAGCTGCCTTGTCGCGCTCACCGCCCTGCTCGACGGCGAAGAGTACGAACGGCCGAAGGACTGGGCCGGCCCCATCGAGGCCTACGTCGAGGAGTTCGGGCTCGCGGACGGCGAAGTACTGGAAACCGGCGACGGCACCGTGATCCGCTTCCGCCGCGACCTGGTCTGGAAACCCCTTGACGAGGCCTGGGCCCTTCTCGCCGCCGAAAAGCCCGTGGGCACGATCATCCGCGAGGAACCCCCGCGGCTGCTGGAGTTCTCCCTGCCGCAAGGCGGCACCGTCCGCTGGGAGTTCACCCATTCCGAACTCGACGGCACCATGGTCGAGCTGACGCAAACCGTCCCGGACGGACACGAAGACGTCGTTCCCGAGGCGCTGCGAAGCTGGCGCGAGAAGCTGAAGGAGTTCTTCGCGGCGGCGCACGAAAGCTGA
- a CDS encoding flavodoxin family protein: MSDERSFLFLVGSARAGGNTEILARRAAKALPRAAGQRWIRTAEVPLTPFVDRKHDGEDLIPPAGNERLLFDATMAATDLVIASPVYWYSVSASVKLYFDHWASWLDQPELDFKGRMRDKTLWGVSALAEAPEQAEPLIGTLRKTAGYLGMRWGGHLLGNGSRPGDVLLDEGALKAAETFFTGADLVRA, translated from the coding sequence ATGAGCGACGAACGCAGCTTTTTGTTCCTGGTCGGCAGTGCACGGGCCGGTGGCAACACGGAGATCCTGGCGAGGCGGGCGGCGAAGGCCCTGCCGCGTGCCGCCGGGCAGCGGTGGATCCGGACGGCCGAGGTTCCGTTGACGCCCTTCGTCGACCGGAAGCACGACGGCGAAGACCTGATCCCGCCTGCCGGAAACGAAAGGTTGCTGTTCGACGCGACCATGGCGGCCACGGATCTGGTGATCGCGTCGCCGGTGTACTGGTACAGCGTTTCGGCGTCCGTGAAGCTGTACTTCGACCACTGGGCGAGCTGGCTGGATCAGCCGGAACTGGATTTCAAGGGGCGGATGCGGGACAAGACCCTGTGGGGTGTGAGCGCGCTCGCCGAGGCGCCGGAGCAGGCGGAACCGCTGATCGGAACGCTGCGCAAAACCGCCGGATATCTCGGAATGCGGTGGGGTGGGCACTTGCTCGGCAATGGGAGCCGCCCTGGTGACGTCCTGCTCGACGAGGGAGCGCTCAAGGCGGCCGAGACCTTCTTCACCGGGGCGGACCTCGTGCGCGCCTAG
- a CDS encoding VOC family protein, which produces MTETQERLASLHSYLAYRDAAKALRWLERAFGFETVMEYPDDKGLIQHSELRLGGASIIVFSAEEDYDRATRKGETVGHGLYVGLPTQEAVDAVFASAIEAGTTPVWKPEKTEWGNYRCRVDDLEGYEWTFGTHIPGQPQTEWS; this is translated from the coding sequence ATGACCGAAACCCAGGAACGCCTCGCTTCTCTCCACTCCTACCTCGCCTACCGCGACGCCGCGAAGGCGCTCCGCTGGCTCGAACGCGCCTTCGGCTTCGAAACCGTCATGGAATACCCGGACGACAAGGGCCTGATCCAGCATTCGGAACTGCGGCTCGGCGGAGCCTCCATCATCGTGTTCAGCGCGGAGGAGGACTACGACCGCGCGACCCGCAAGGGGGAAACGGTCGGCCACGGCCTCTACGTCGGTCTTCCGACGCAAGAGGCCGTGGACGCCGTTTTCGCCTCCGCCATCGAGGCCGGTACGACGCCGGTCTGGAAGCCGGAGAAGACCGAATGGGGCAACTACCGCTGCCGCGTCGACGATCTCGAAGGCTACGAATGGACTTTCGGCACGCACATCCCCGGACAGCCGCAGACCGAGTGGAGCTAA
- the trxA gene encoding thioredoxin, whose protein sequence is MSLSTVTDETFQELVLDQDKPVLVDFWAQWCPPCHMIVPVLAEIAEERADTLIIRKLNSDENPLTARNYQVMSLPTLILFRNGSPVWTTVGARPKARLLADLDAVLQTADA, encoded by the coding sequence ATGTCCCTTTCCACCGTCACCGACGAAACCTTCCAGGAACTCGTCCTGGACCAGGACAAGCCCGTCCTGGTGGACTTCTGGGCGCAGTGGTGCCCGCCTTGCCACATGATCGTGCCGGTGCTGGCCGAGATCGCCGAAGAGCGCGCTGACACGCTGATCATCCGCAAGCTCAACTCCGACGAAAACCCGCTCACGGCGAGGAACTACCAGGTCATGTCCCTGCCGACGCTGATCCTCTTCCGGAACGGCAGTCCTGTGTGGACAACCGTCGGTGCCCGGCCGAAGGCCCGGCTACTGGCCGATCTGGACGCAGTTCTGCAAACAGCCGACGCGTGA
- a CDS encoding GlxA family transcriptional regulator yields MANMCKNQAMGSFVHPGRHRVAVLVRHGMLVMELGIVTRLFGTAKAADGERLYEVVTCTPEPGQIRTDADVTISVPAGPEVLAEADTVVIPASSTEYEPTGQDLTEPLARALELIRPDARIASICTGAFVLAAAGLLDGRKATTHWRSALDFQAKFPKVALDPNVLYTDDGNVLTAAGVASGIDLCLHMIRCDHGAAVANEVARGTVVSPHREGGQAQFIRRPVPEPQSSSTATARTWALENLDRPLTLRELAAKEAMSTRTFTRRFRDEVGISALQWLTQQRIERARQLLEETDLPVDKVAAEAGFGTAASLRQHLQAALGVSPSAYRNTFREAV; encoded by the coding sequence ATGGCCAACATGTGCAAGAATCAAGCCATGGGCTCTTTCGTGCACCCCGGTCGTCACCGGGTCGCCGTGCTGGTCCGGCACGGGATGCTGGTGATGGAGCTGGGCATCGTCACCCGGCTGTTCGGCACGGCCAAAGCGGCCGACGGCGAGCGGCTCTACGAAGTCGTCACCTGCACACCGGAGCCAGGGCAGATCCGGACCGACGCCGATGTCACCATCTCGGTCCCGGCCGGTCCGGAAGTCCTGGCCGAGGCCGACACCGTCGTCATCCCGGCGTCGTCCACCGAGTACGAGCCGACCGGGCAGGACCTCACCGAACCGCTCGCGAGGGCCTTGGAGCTGATCCGGCCGGACGCCAGGATCGCGTCGATCTGCACGGGTGCCTTCGTGCTCGCCGCCGCCGGCCTGCTCGACGGCCGGAAGGCGACCACGCACTGGCGCTCGGCACTGGACTTCCAGGCGAAGTTCCCGAAGGTCGCCCTCGATCCCAATGTGCTCTACACCGACGACGGGAACGTGTTGACCGCGGCGGGTGTCGCGTCCGGTATCGATCTCTGCCTGCACATGATCCGCTGCGACCACGGTGCCGCCGTCGCGAACGAGGTCGCGCGGGGAACGGTCGTCTCGCCGCACCGGGAGGGCGGGCAGGCGCAGTTCATCCGGCGTCCGGTGCCGGAACCGCAGTCCTCGTCGACGGCGACCGCGCGGACCTGGGCGCTGGAGAACCTCGACCGGCCGCTGACTTTGCGCGAGCTCGCGGCGAAAGAGGCGATGAGCACGAGGACGTTCACCCGGCGGTTCCGCGACGAGGTCGGGATCTCGGCATTGCAATGGCTGACCCAGCAGCGGATCGAACGGGCCCGTCAGCTGCTCGAAGAGACCGATCTGCCGGTGGACAAGGTCGCCGCCGAGGCTGGTTTCGGCACCGCCGCGTCACTGCGTCAGCACCTGCAAGCGGCCTTGGGGGTCTCGCCGAGCGCGTACCGGAATACGTTCCGCGAGGCCGTCTAG
- a CDS encoding NAD(P)H-dependent oxidoreductase, which yields MNVLWIFAHPEPRSLGGSLRDEGVHTLRERGDEVRESDLYAMKWNPVVDADDFGSAAESDRLIVGSTSKNAFRTGELSADIRAEQEKLAWADAVIVQFPLWWYGMPAILKGWFDRVFVKGFAYGVQRPDGRTARYGEGALAGKRAMVVLTAGAPEATIGPRGVNGEINDLLFPLQHGTLWYAGMSVLPPLTICGADRVSAEEYVAAAEALRERLRTLSTQDPIPFRHQNGGDYDDSLVLRDELAPGRSGIGVHIL from the coding sequence ATGAACGTGCTGTGGATCTTCGCCCACCCTGAACCCCGTTCCCTCGGCGGCTCGCTGCGCGACGAAGGCGTGCACACCCTCCGCGAGCGAGGCGACGAAGTCCGGGAATCCGACCTGTACGCGATGAAGTGGAACCCCGTCGTCGACGCCGACGACTTCGGCTCGGCCGCCGAAAGCGATCGGCTGATCGTCGGCTCGACGTCGAAGAACGCCTTCCGGACCGGCGAACTCAGCGCCGACATCCGCGCCGAACAGGAAAAGCTGGCGTGGGCTGACGCTGTGATCGTCCAGTTCCCTTTGTGGTGGTACGGAATGCCCGCCATCCTCAAGGGCTGGTTCGACCGTGTCTTCGTCAAGGGATTCGCGTACGGCGTTCAGCGGCCCGACGGCCGGACAGCCCGCTACGGCGAAGGCGCCCTGGCCGGAAAACGCGCCATGGTCGTGCTGACCGCGGGCGCACCGGAAGCCACCATCGGACCGCGTGGCGTGAACGGCGAAATCAACGACCTCCTTTTCCCTCTGCAGCACGGAACACTGTGGTACGCGGGGATGTCCGTCCTTCCCCCGCTGACGATCTGCGGCGCCGACCGCGTCTCCGCCGAGGAGTACGTCGCCGCCGCGGAAGCACTACGGGAGCGCCTGCGGACACTGTCCACTCAGGACCCGATCCCGTTCCGCCACCAGAACGGCGGCGACTACGACGACAGCCTGGTCCTGCGCGACGAACTCGCGCCCGGCCGGAGCGGCATCGGCGTGCACATCCTCTGA
- a CDS encoding SRPBCC domain-containing protein, producing the protein MTVKHATFTLERVYPVSPERVFAAWADPAAKAGWFTVPGGGHSLDFRVGGREVTSGPPDDGKGMVFDARYEDIAENERIVYSGTLSANDVLATVSVTTVLLEAEGDGTRLTLIEQGTFLDGQEEPSWREQGTGTWLDNLGKVFSAV; encoded by the coding sequence ATGACCGTCAAGCACGCCACTTTCACCCTCGAACGCGTCTACCCCGTGTCGCCGGAGCGCGTTTTCGCGGCCTGGGCCGACCCCGCCGCGAAAGCCGGCTGGTTCACCGTGCCCGGCGGTGGGCACTCCCTGGACTTTCGCGTCGGCGGCCGGGAGGTCACCAGCGGTCCTCCCGATGACGGAAAGGGGATGGTCTTCGACGCGCGCTACGAGGACATCGCCGAGAACGAGCGGATCGTCTACTCGGGGACGCTCTCCGCGAACGACGTCCTCGCGACCGTGTCGGTCACGACGGTGCTGCTCGAAGCCGAAGGCGACGGCACCCGGCTGACGCTGATCGAACAGGGCACTTTCCTTGACGGGCAGGAAGAACCGAGCTGGCGGGAACAGGGCACCGGAACCTGGCTCGACAACCTGGGAAAGGTTTTTTCGGCAGTATGA
- a CDS encoding sensor histidine kinase — protein sequence MKQPSALPRRIANTIDALLALVLVVAVGGNLGAGTWMFIVALPMWLAWATVAASGIAIALRRHRPLVAYGLGLGSLIPALLAGNGLGPAALLATGCALYTVALEHPRTRSLIAMGLGLVVVMIFELLRLGPNTIASTAFAGGGVAGSWALGWMTRQRRANLAQLAETQADQAVSDERLRIAREMHDVVAHSMSLIAVKAAVGNHVAKEQPEEAREALRVIELTSRETLVELRRMLGVLRSGDGTPEAALGPAPKLADLRTLAERAGQAGVRVELTGEVVDDLPEGVALSVYRITQEAVTNVVKHAGPSACRITISEGPGEVSVEIVDDGRGEGSPASVGGHGLIGMRERVAVYGGDFEAGSLPAGGFRVYARLPYAAKEVGTR from the coding sequence ATGAAACAGCCGTCGGCGCTCCCCCGCCGGATCGCGAACACGATCGACGCGCTCCTCGCGCTGGTACTCGTCGTGGCCGTCGGCGGGAACCTCGGCGCGGGGACCTGGATGTTCATCGTCGCCCTCCCGATGTGGCTCGCCTGGGCGACGGTCGCCGCCAGCGGCATCGCGATCGCGCTGCGCCGTCACCGGCCCCTGGTCGCCTACGGACTCGGCCTCGGCAGCTTGATCCCGGCCCTGCTCGCAGGCAACGGGCTGGGCCCGGCCGCGCTCCTGGCCACCGGATGCGCCCTCTACACCGTCGCGCTGGAACATCCGCGGACCCGTTCGCTGATCGCGATGGGCCTGGGCCTGGTCGTCGTCATGATCTTCGAGCTCCTGCGGCTCGGGCCGAACACGATCGCGTCGACGGCCTTCGCGGGCGGCGGGGTGGCCGGCTCGTGGGCGCTGGGCTGGATGACGCGGCAACGGCGCGCGAATCTGGCCCAGCTCGCCGAAACCCAGGCCGATCAGGCGGTTTCCGACGAACGGCTGCGCATCGCCCGCGAAATGCACGACGTGGTCGCGCACAGCATGAGCCTGATCGCGGTCAAGGCGGCCGTCGGCAACCACGTCGCGAAGGAACAGCCCGAAGAAGCGCGCGAAGCGTTGCGGGTCATCGAGCTCACCAGCCGCGAAACCCTCGTCGAACTCCGGCGGATGCTCGGCGTCCTCCGGTCCGGTGACGGCACGCCCGAGGCCGCGCTCGGCCCCGCGCCGAAACTCGCCGACCTGCGCACCCTGGCCGAACGCGCCGGGCAGGCCGGGGTGCGCGTCGAGCTGACCGGAGAGGTGGTGGACGACCTTCCCGAAGGTGTCGCGCTTTCCGTCTACCGCATCACCCAGGAGGCGGTGACCAACGTCGTGAAGCACGCGGGGCCGTCGGCCTGCCGGATCACGATCTCCGAAGGCCCCGGCGAGGTCAGCGTCGAGATCGTCGACGACGGCCGCGGCGAAGGCTCGCCCGCGAGCGTCGGCGGCCACGGTTTGATCGGCATGCGCGAACGTGTCGCGGTCTACGGTGGTGACTTCGAAGCGGGCTCGCTGCCCGCCGGGGGATTCCGGGTGTACGCGCGGCTGCCGTACGCCGCCAAGGAAGTGGGGACACGATGA